A genomic region of Leptolyngbya sp. NIES-2104 contains the following coding sequences:
- a CDS encoding TRAP transporter large permease subunit, with amino-acid sequence MDFWNQYEIVFDSEWLGPMMFLGALVLLSFGYPVAFALGGVAIVFAIIGIVLGVFDPIFLTAMPQRIFGTMSNYTLLAIPYFIFMGSMLERSGIAEKLLETVGILLGKLRGGLALAVVLVGALLAATTGVVAATVVAMGLISLPIMLRYGYNKELATGVIAASGTLGQIIPPSVVLVVLGDQLGVSVGDLFVGSVIPGLMMAGAFALHVLISAWIRPDIAPALPETVRKEFGGKGFFGRVFNAIVPPLVLILLVLGSIFFGYATPTEAGAVGSLGAIVLAALNRQLSWESIKGVCDVTLRNTAMVVFILFGSTAFSLVFRGLDGDRFVFDVLTNLPGEEVGFLFVSMFVVFLLGFFIDFFEICFIVVPLFVPVARQLNLDLVWYGVVLGANLQTSFLTPPFGFALFYLRSVAPEGVTTANIYKGVIPFILLQLLVLILIIVFPGIVSFLPSIAKT; translated from the coding sequence ATGGATTTTTGGAATCAATACGAGATTGTTTTCGATTCAGAGTGGCTCGGTCCGATGATGTTTCTGGGGGCGCTCGTTCTGTTGTCGTTTGGGTATCCGGTCGCGTTTGCATTAGGAGGAGTTGCGATCGTATTTGCCATCATCGGCATCGTCTTAGGCGTATTCGATCCGATATTTCTCACTGCAATGCCGCAACGAATTTTCGGCACGATGTCGAACTATACGCTGTTGGCGATCCCGTATTTCATTTTCATGGGATCGATGTTAGAGCGATCGGGCATTGCAGAAAAATTACTCGAAACTGTAGGGATTCTGCTCGGTAAACTTCGAGGTGGATTAGCGTTAGCGGTTGTATTAGTTGGCGCACTGTTAGCGGCAACTACTGGAGTCGTCGCGGCAACCGTTGTGGCAATGGGATTGATATCGCTGCCGATTATGTTGCGGTATGGATATAACAAAGAATTAGCAACGGGAGTGATCGCAGCATCGGGAACGCTCGGACAAATTATTCCACCGAGTGTTGTTCTAGTGGTCTTGGGCGATCAGTTGGGGGTTTCGGTTGGGGATTTGTTTGTGGGATCGGTGATTCCTGGATTGATGATGGCGGGGGCGTTTGCGCTGCACGTTTTGATTTCGGCTTGGATTCGTCCGGACATTGCGCCTGCACTGCCTGAAACGGTGCGAAAAGAGTTTGGGGGGAAAGGATTTTTTGGGCGCGTGTTTAATGCGATCGTGCCTCCACTCGTTCTCATTCTCCTCGTTCTCGGTAGTATCTTCTTCGGATATGCGACTCCAACCGAAGCGGGCGCGGTTGGGAGTTTGGGCGCGATCGTGCTGGCTGCATTGAATCGTCAGTTAAGTTGGGAATCGATCAAAGGCGTGTGTGATGTGACGCTGCGAAATACAGCGATGGTCGTGTTTATTTTGTTTGGCTCGACGGCGTTTAGTTTGGTGTTTCGGGGACTTGATGGCGATCGCTTTGTATTCGATGTGTTGACGAACTTACCGGGTGAAGAAGTCGGATTTCTGTTCGTCAGTATGTTCGTAGTGTTTTTGCTCGGATTCTTTATCGATTTCTTTGAGATTTGCTTTATCGTCGTTCCGCTGTTTGTTCCTGTGGCGCGTCAGTTAAATCTTGATTTGGTTTGGTATGGGGTCGTATTGGGTGCGAACTTGCAAACCTCATTTCTCACGCCGCCGTTTGGATTTGCGCTGTTTTACCTGCGGAGTGTTGCGCCTGAAGGAGTGACGACTGCGAACATTTACAAAGGGGTGATCCCGTTTATTTTGCTGCAACTATTGGTGTTGATTTTGATCATTGTCTTTCCGGGAATTGTCAGCTTCTTGCCGTCGATCGCGAAAACGTGA
- a CDS encoding TRAP transporter small permease subunit: MVSDPLIIHRLLKISRAIDRFNEIIGRITLWLVLVMVALGVWNVVGRYVGKAIGQSLTSNSLIEGQWYVFDLVFLLGAAYTLKHDEHVRVDVFYSRWNRKTKALADFLGTIFFLIPFCVLVIYFSWGTIVESWITREVSPDPGGLARYPIKTMIIVSFALLIVQGISELIKNWAIFRGHLQERE, translated from the coding sequence ATGGTATCAGACCCCCTAATCATTCACCGTTTGCTGAAAATTTCTCGTGCGATCGACCGATTTAATGAAATCATCGGGCGGATTACCCTATGGCTCGTGTTGGTCATGGTGGCGCTCGGAGTCTGGAACGTGGTCGGGCGATATGTCGGAAAAGCGATCGGGCAAAGTCTCACCTCAAATTCTTTGATTGAGGGTCAATGGTATGTGTTCGATCTGGTGTTTTTGCTCGGAGCCGCTTACACGCTGAAACACGATGAACATGTGCGTGTAGATGTGTTCTACAGTCGGTGGAATCGAAAAACAAAAGCACTGGCGGATTTTTTGGGGACGATCTTTTTTCTGATTCCGTTTTGTGTTTTGGTGATTTATTTCTCATGGGGGACGATCGTAGAATCCTGGATCACTCGCGAAGTTTCACCTGATCCGGGTGGATTGGCACGCTATCCGATTAAAACCATGATTATCGTCAGTTTTGCGCTACTGATCGTGCAGGGAATTTCAGAACTGATTAAAAATTGGGCGATTTTTCGCGGACATCTACAGGAGCGCGAATAA
- the pgk gene encoding phosphoglycerate kinase, giving the protein MPKKTVNDLSSADLQGKRVLVRADFNVPVDEQGNITDDTRIRAALPTIEALTSKGAKVILSSHFGRPKNGPEDKYRLTPVGTRLSELLGKPVVKTDDCIGDDVKSAVDALQPGDVLLLENVRFYKEEEKNDPAFAEKLASVADLYVNDAFGTAHRAHASTEGVTKFLKPSVAGLLIEKELQYLQSAIENPQRPLAAIVGGSKVSSKIGVIETLLDKVDKLLIGGGMVFTFYKARGLAVGKSLVEEDKLELAKTLEAKAKEKGVELLLPTDVVVADNFAPDANTQTVSVENIPDGWMGLDIGPDSIKTFQAALEQCKSVIWNGPMGVFEMDKFAKGTEAIAHTLAELTPKGTTTIIGGGDSVAAVEKVGVASQMSHISTGGGASLELLEGKELPGIAALDEA; this is encoded by the coding sequence GTGCCGAAGAAGACTGTCAATGATTTATCGTCCGCTGACTTACAGGGCAAGCGAGTTTTAGTCCGGGCAGATTTTAACGTGCCTGTGGATGAACAAGGCAACATTACCGATGACACGAGGATTCGAGCAGCATTGCCCACGATCGAAGCGCTCACGTCCAAAGGGGCAAAAGTGATTTTGTCGAGTCACTTTGGTCGCCCGAAAAATGGTCCCGAAGATAAGTATCGTTTGACTCCAGTGGGCACACGTCTCTCAGAATTGCTCGGTAAGCCCGTGGTCAAAACCGATGATTGTATCGGTGACGACGTGAAATCAGCGGTTGATGCGTTGCAGCCTGGAGATGTGTTGCTGCTGGAAAACGTTCGATTCTACAAAGAAGAAGAGAAGAATGATCCGGCATTTGCTGAGAAATTAGCATCAGTAGCAGATTTGTACGTGAATGATGCGTTTGGAACGGCTCACCGCGCTCATGCTTCGACCGAAGGTGTAACGAAATTTCTCAAGCCTTCAGTGGCAGGATTGCTGATCGAGAAAGAACTGCAATATTTGCAAAGCGCGATCGAGAATCCGCAACGTCCGTTAGCAGCGATCGTCGGTGGCTCAAAAGTCTCCAGCAAAATTGGTGTGATCGAAACCCTGCTCGATAAAGTAGACAAACTACTGATCGGCGGCGGAATGGTGTTCACTTTCTACAAAGCGCGTGGTTTGGCAGTCGGTAAATCTTTGGTCGAAGAAGACAAGCTAGAACTGGCGAAAACTTTGGAAGCGAAAGCGAAAGAAAAAGGCGTTGAACTGTTGTTGCCGACTGATGTTGTAGTGGCTGACAACTTTGCGCCCGATGCGAATACTCAAACTGTGAGCGTTGAGAACATTCCTGATGGCTGGATGGGATTAGATATTGGTCCTGATTCTATCAAAACCTTCCAAGCGGCTTTGGAACAGTGCAAATCGGTGATTTGGAATGGTCCGATGGGCGTGTTTGAAATGGATAAATTTGCCAAGGGAACCGAAGCGATCGCGCACACTTTAGCAGAATTGACTCCGAAAGGAACCACGACGATCATTGGGGGTGGCGATTCGGTTGCAGCGGTTGAAAAGGTGGGTGTCGCAAGTCAAATGAGCCACATTTCGACGGGTGGCGGTGCAAGTTTGGAATTGCTCGAAGGCAAAGAGCTTCCAGGAATTGCAGCACTTGATGAAGCGTAA
- a CDS encoding PIN domain-containing protein: MKIYLDMCSIQRPLDSKAQVRVAVEAEAILNVIQLWEAGQIELISSFALVFEAEQIPGNERRTYTLEVLSRADSFVSRDEQIDAQAQGFVSFGIKPLDALHLASAIALQADYFCTCDDRFLRRAKQIDTAQTKVVSPLELIAEIS; the protein is encoded by the coding sequence ATGAAAATTTATCTGGATATGTGTAGTATTCAGCGTCCACTCGATTCAAAAGCGCAAGTCCGAGTTGCCGTTGAAGCAGAAGCAATTCTGAATGTGATTCAGTTATGGGAAGCAGGGCAAATTGAATTGATTTCTTCATTTGCTTTAGTTTTTGAAGCTGAGCAGATTCCTGGTAACGAAAGAAGAACTTATACTTTAGAAGTGTTATCTAGAGCAGATTCGTTTGTCTCGCGTGATGAGCAAATCGATGCACAGGCGCAAGGATTTGTCTCATTCGGAATTAAACCGCTGGACGCGCTGCATCTGGCATCTGCGATCGCGCTTCAAGCTGACTATTTTTGTACGTGTGACGACCGCTTTCTCAGACGAGCGAAACAAATAGATACCGCTCAAACGAAAGTCGTTTCTCCTCTTGAACTCATTGCGGAAATTAGCTAA
- the ispG gene encoding (E)-4-hydroxy-3-methylbut-2-enyl-diphosphate synthase: protein MQTLPTPIAPATPAVQYSTDTTIHRRKTRSVPVGSISIGSDHPVAVQSMINEDTLDIEGSVAAIRRLHEIGCEIVRVTVPSMAHAKAMEEIRDRLYKTYQPVPLVADVHHNGMKIALEVSKYVDNVRINPGLYVFEKAKTTDYTQAEFDAIGEKIRETLEPLVISLRDQNKSMRIGVNHGSLAERMLFTYGDTPEGMVESAIEFIRICESLNFYNIELSLKASKVPVMLAANRLMVKRMNELGMAYPLHLGVTEAGDGEYGRIKSTAGIGTLLAEGIGDTIRVSLTEAPEKEIPVCYGILQALGLRRTMVEYVACPSCGRTLFNLEEVLHKVRAATNHLTGLNIAVMGCIVNGPGEMADADYGYVGKQAGYISLYRGRDEIKKVPEDQGVIELINLIKADGKWIEPT, encoded by the coding sequence ATGCAAACTCTGCCCACCCCGATCGCACCCGCTACTCCGGCTGTTCAGTACTCGACTGACACCACCATTCATCGTCGCAAAACTCGCTCCGTTCCTGTCGGTAGCATCTCGATCGGAAGTGATCATCCCGTCGCCGTTCAGTCGATGATCAACGAAGATACGCTCGATATTGAAGGTTCAGTTGCTGCAATTCGCCGCCTGCATGAAATTGGCTGCGAAATTGTTCGCGTCACGGTTCCCAGTATGGCGCACGCGAAAGCAATGGAAGAAATTCGCGATCGACTCTACAAGACTTACCAACCCGTTCCCCTTGTCGCAGATGTTCACCACAATGGGATGAAGATCGCGCTGGAAGTCTCGAAATACGTTGATAATGTGCGGATTAATCCAGGCTTATACGTTTTTGAAAAAGCGAAAACAACCGACTATACCCAAGCTGAATTTGATGCGATCGGTGAAAAGATTCGCGAAACACTTGAGCCTTTAGTGATCTCTCTACGCGACCAAAACAAATCGATGCGAATCGGTGTGAATCATGGATCGCTGGCAGAACGAATGCTATTCACCTACGGCGACACTCCAGAAGGCATGGTCGAATCTGCGATCGAATTCATTCGCATCTGTGAATCGCTGAATTTTTACAACATCGAGCTTTCATTAAAAGCCTCGAAAGTTCCAGTCATGCTGGCAGCAAATCGCCTGATGGTGAAGCGCATGAATGAACTAGGAATGGCTTATCCGTTGCACTTGGGTGTGACTGAAGCAGGCGATGGTGAATATGGTCGAATTAAATCAACCGCTGGAATTGGAACACTCTTAGCTGAAGGGATTGGCGATACAATTCGCGTTTCTCTCACCGAAGCACCAGAGAAAGAAATTCCTGTGTGCTACGGCATTCTGCAAGCTTTGGGACTACGCCGAACAATGGTTGAATATGTGGCTTGTCCGTCTTGTGGTCGCACCTTATTCAATCTCGAAGAAGTGCTGCACAAAGTCCGAGCAGCGACGAACCATCTAACCGGATTAAACATCGCAGTCATGGGCTGTATTGTGAACGGTCCGGGTGAAATGGCAGATGCAGATTATGGCTATGTGGGCAAACAAGCGGGATACATTTCGCTGTATCGAGGTCGGGACGAGATCAAGAAAGTCCCTGAAGATCAAGGGGTGATTGAACTGATTAACCTGATCAAAGCGGATGGAAAATGGATTGAGCCAACGTAA
- a CDS encoding universal stress protein — protein MLVEEVGMFEIMFKTVLFPIDASRESRQAVETVANLVKVHQSRLILLSVVESTAEQPDAMSSPDTVANLLESARSLFSDQGIEADAIEREGKPAFTICDVADEVEADLIIMGCRGLGLTTEGASDSVTNRVISLSPCPVLVVP, from the coding sequence ATGCTGGTAGAAGAAGTTGGAATGTTTGAAATCATGTTTAAAACTGTGTTGTTTCCGATCGATGCCAGCCGCGAGTCTCGTCAAGCCGTCGAAACCGTTGCAAATCTTGTGAAAGTCCATCAAAGCCGATTGATTTTGCTCTCGGTTGTGGAATCGACTGCCGAGCAACCCGATGCCATGTCTTCTCCGGATACCGTGGCGAATTTGTTGGAGAGTGCGCGATCGCTCTTTTCGGATCAAGGCATCGAAGCGGATGCGATCGAGCGGGAAGGCAAGCCTGCGTTTACAATCTGCGATGTGGCTGACGAAGTGGAAGCCGATTTAATTATCATGGGATGTCGGGGTCTTGGACTCACGACCGAAGGCGCATCCGATAGCGTCACCAATCGAGTAATTAGCCTTTCTCCCTGTCCCGTTCTTGTGGTTCCATAG
- the ylqF gene encoding ribosome biogenesis GTPase YlqF codes for MSSPPIQWYPGHIAKAERALLEQLKRVDVVLEVRDARIPLSTHHPQVDQWIGEKGRILVMNRVDMIPQKAKDQWIQWFQERGEEPLFTDAQHGKGIEAIAKATQIAGAKMNQRRLDRGMLIRPVRAVVIGFPNVGKSALINRLLKRRVVESARRAGVTRQLRWVRISDQIELLDAPGVLPNKLTNQDAAIKLAICDDIGEAAYDNQRVAASLIDLLRSSSTALKSRYGLAIDDLTGESYLKTLAELKYKGDVERTARQILTDFRKGNLGAIALELPPDEG; via the coding sequence ATGTCTTCCCCTCCAATCCAGTGGTATCCCGGTCACATTGCCAAAGCCGAAAGAGCGCTGCTTGAACAACTCAAGCGTGTCGATGTCGTGCTAGAAGTTCGGGATGCCAGAATTCCACTCTCTACTCATCATCCGCAAGTGGATCAATGGATCGGGGAAAAGGGGCGAATCTTGGTGATGAATCGGGTTGATATGATTCCACAGAAAGCGAAAGATCAGTGGATTCAGTGGTTTCAAGAGCGGGGAGAAGAGCCGCTCTTTACCGATGCTCAACATGGAAAAGGCATTGAAGCGATCGCGAAAGCGACTCAAATTGCAGGCGCGAAAATGAACCAGCGCAGGCTCGATCGCGGAATGCTCATCCGCCCCGTTCGAGCCGTCGTCATCGGATTTCCTAACGTCGGTAAATCTGCGTTAATCAATCGCTTACTGAAGCGGCGCGTCGTTGAAAGTGCCCGCCGTGCTGGAGTCACGCGACAACTCAGATGGGTGAGAATTTCAGATCAAATCGAATTGCTTGACGCTCCTGGAGTTTTGCCGAACAAGCTCACGAATCAGGATGCCGCAATCAAATTAGCGATTTGTGATGATATCGGGGAAGCCGCTTACGACAATCAACGAGTTGCGGCATCGCTAATCGATTTACTGCGATCGTCCTCAACAGCATTGAAATCGCGATATGGATTAGCGATCGACGACCTCACCGGAGAAAGCTATCTCAAAACTCTGGCAGAACTGAAATACAAAGGGGATGTAGAACGCACCGCACGTCAAATTCTCACTGATTTTCGCAAAGGAAACTTAGGCGCGATCGCGCTAGAATTGCCGCCCGATGAAGGTTAA
- the ctpC gene encoding carboxyl-terminal processing protease CtpC, which translates to MTKRALVLGATAAAVTAVTITGAGIHLNKGQAFFRDSPKELVDEVWQVIDRNYVDATFNQVDWKSIRAQYLNRNYRDKQEAYKSIREMLKRLGDPYTRFMDPDEFRNMQIDTSGELTGVGIQLAADEKTKKLTVISPIEGSPASSAGVVAKDIITQIDGKSTEGMDVNKAVTLIRGPVNTQVKLTVQRGAQQLEFNLTRAKIEIHPVRASVQQSPQGKIGYIRLVQFSANAAPEMREALQKLEKENVNGYVLDLRSNPGGLLYASVDIARMWIPKGGIVSTVDRQGVSDKEEANNRALTDKPLVVLVDGGSASASEILSGAIQDNKRGTIIGTKTFGKGLVQSVRSLGDGSGMAVTIAKYLTPNGRDINKHGIDPDVVVELTEQQRQTLQQNRDQIGTKTDPQFVRAMQVLGQVITSKQGNRAKN; encoded by the coding sequence ATGACAAAACGAGCGCTTGTCTTAGGTGCGACGGCTGCCGCCGTGACCGCAGTAACCATCACCGGAGCCGGAATTCATCTGAACAAAGGGCAAGCGTTCTTTCGGGACAGTCCCAAAGAGCTAGTCGATGAAGTGTGGCAAGTGATCGATCGCAATTACGTCGATGCCACTTTTAACCAAGTCGATTGGAAATCGATTCGCGCTCAGTACCTCAATCGGAACTACCGCGACAAGCAAGAAGCCTACAAGTCGATTCGGGAAATGCTAAAGCGTTTGGGCGATCCCTACACGCGCTTCATGGACCCGGACGAGTTCCGCAATATGCAAATTGATACATCCGGCGAATTAACGGGTGTCGGAATTCAATTAGCAGCAGACGAGAAAACGAAGAAATTAACGGTCATTTCACCGATCGAAGGAAGTCCCGCTTCTTCGGCTGGGGTCGTTGCGAAAGACATCATCACGCAAATCGATGGTAAAAGCACCGAAGGGATGGACGTGAATAAAGCGGTCACACTGATTCGCGGACCCGTCAACACACAGGTCAAACTCACCGTTCAGCGGGGTGCTCAGCAGTTAGAATTCAACCTCACCCGCGCCAAAATCGAGATTCACCCCGTTCGTGCCAGCGTTCAGCAATCCCCACAAGGCAAGATTGGCTACATTCGTCTCGTTCAGTTCAGTGCAAACGCGGCTCCAGAAATGCGAGAAGCGCTCCAAAAGCTGGAGAAAGAAAACGTCAATGGGTATGTGCTCGATTTGCGATCGAACCCCGGTGGATTGCTCTATGCCAGCGTTGACATCGCTCGGATGTGGATTCCTAAAGGCGGTATCGTTTCGACCGTCGATCGTCAAGGCGTTTCTGACAAAGAAGAAGCGAATAACCGCGCTTTGACTGACAAGCCTCTAGTGGTTCTCGTCGATGGCGGATCAGCTAGTGCGAGTGAAATTCTTTCGGGTGCAATTCAAGACAACAAACGCGGCACGATTATTGGAACGAAAACCTTTGGAAAAGGCTTAGTGCAATCAGTTCGCAGTCTCGGAGACGGATCGGGGATGGCAGTCACGATCGCCAAATATCTCACCCCGAATGGACGAGACATCAACAAACACGGCATTGATCCCGATGTCGTCGTGGAACTGACCGAACAGCAGCGTCAAACCCTCCAGCAAAATCGCGACCAAATCGGCACAAAGACCGACCCGCAGTTCGTAAGAGCCATGCAGGTTTTAGGTCAAGTGATTACCTCCAAGCAAGGCAACCGCGCCAAGAATTAG
- a CDS encoding aminotransferase class V-fold PLP-dependent enzyme: MRKFWSLDPDCTFLNHGSFGACPIPVLEVQQEFRSRLERQPLRFLGREFEPLLDQARESLAEFVGASVEELVFVPNATTGVNAVLRSLTFSPSDELLTTSQEYNACRNALDFVAERSGAKVVVAEVPFPIDSPNQVTEAILAKVSDRTRLALIDHVISQTGIVFPIAQVIQALSERGIDALIDGAHAPGMVDLNLSQLGATYYASTCHKWMCAPKGAAFLYVKKEKQAEIRPLTISHGANSPRRDRSRFQLEFDWMGTHDPTAYLTVPSAIEFMNSLLPGGWAELRANNRSKAIAARTHLCHLLNVAPPCPEEMIGSLATIPLPDGSYVELQDALYEKFNIEVPIVPFPQAPNRLVRISAQIYNTVQQYDYLGKSLQSLLQSNSSQ, encoded by the coding sequence ATGAGAAAATTCTGGTCACTTGATCCGGATTGCACCTTTCTGAATCATGGCTCATTTGGAGCGTGTCCGATTCCGGTTCTAGAAGTTCAGCAAGAATTTCGATCGAGGCTCGAACGGCAACCGCTCCGATTTTTAGGACGAGAATTTGAGCCGCTACTTGATCAAGCGCGGGAATCATTAGCCGAATTTGTCGGCGCAAGCGTTGAAGAATTAGTCTTTGTGCCGAATGCGACGACGGGAGTCAATGCGGTTTTACGATCGCTCACCTTTTCTCCTTCTGATGAACTCCTAACAACCAGCCAAGAATACAACGCTTGTCGGAATGCGCTCGATTTTGTCGCAGAACGATCGGGCGCAAAAGTGGTCGTCGCTGAAGTGCCATTTCCGATCGATTCTCCCAATCAAGTGACCGAAGCAATTCTGGCAAAAGTCAGCGATCGAACAAGACTCGCTTTGATCGATCATGTCATCAGTCAAACTGGGATAGTTTTTCCGATCGCTCAAGTCATCCAAGCTTTATCAGAACGTGGGATCGATGCTCTAATCGATGGCGCTCATGCCCCTGGAATGGTCGATCTGAACCTTTCCCAACTCGGAGCGACCTATTACGCCTCAACGTGTCATAAATGGATGTGTGCGCCGAAAGGAGCCGCTTTTCTATATGTGAAAAAAGAGAAGCAAGCCGAGATTCGACCTTTAACAATTAGTCATGGTGCAAATTCTCCGAGACGCGATCGCTCCAGATTTCAGCTTGAATTCGATTGGATGGGAACCCATGATCCGACCGCTTATCTAACCGTACCAAGCGCGATCGAGTTTATGAATTCTCTCCTTCCCGGTGGTTGGGCAGAACTGAGGGCAAATAATCGATCGAAAGCGATCGCCGCTCGAACTCATCTGTGTCATCTGCTCAATGTCGCGCCCCCTTGCCCTGAAGAAATGATCGGGTCACTTGCCACAATTCCGTTACCCGATGGTTCGTATGTTGAACTTCAAGATGCTTTGTACGAAAAATTCAATATCGAAGTCCCGATCGTGCCTTTTCCCCAAGCCCCCAATCGATTAGTTCGCATTTCTGCACAGATTTACAACACCGTTCAACAGTATGACTATTTAGGAAAATCACTACAGTCCCTACTGCAATCGAATTCTTCTCAATAA
- a CDS encoding type IV pilus twitching motility protein PilT has protein sequence MTPETQRSPFTEATAPQSAPPPVPRTPPAPPPAMRTMPSSNTMAEVAEPASGVNSAAATETFAMPAASRPATAPAAIPTSSPTTASSTPTGATPPPTIGHRPTTPPTTPNAARRSSNAPTLEQIIRTAFDKGFSDVHLGVGEVPRFRNRGEIETTEWSETDRATFMSWMQEVLSEEEISQFEETLDFDGATQYEFARVRINIFDSLYGPAMVLRLIPLKILTMEQLNLPTVFKDVCHYHKGLILITGPTGSGKSTTMAAMIDYINKEMPKNIITIEDPIEFIHKSRKALIKHREVGMHTRKFDNALKAALREDPDIILVGEMRDKETVNTALKAAQTGHLVMGTLHTNSAVKTIERVLSLYQPSEQATMRVALAESLVAVIAQGLCRTTDGKRAAFHDILINTDAIRDYIRKGELDEIEAIIPRCGFDGMCTMNQSLYKLYEQGQITEEVALEMSPKQNEMAQMLRGRV, from the coding sequence ATGACACCAGAAACACAGCGTTCACCGTTCACCGAGGCGACTGCTCCCCAATCCGCGCCGCCTCCAGTTCCGAGAACTCCTCCGGCTCCCCCGCCTGCGATGCGGACGATGCCTTCCTCAAATACAATGGCAGAAGTCGCAGAACCCGCTTCAGGAGTGAATAGCGCTGCTGCAACCGAAACATTCGCGATGCCTGCTGCGAGTCGTCCCGCCACCGCTCCTGCTGCAATCCCCACGAGTTCACCCACGACTGCTTCGAGCACTCCCACTGGAGCAACTCCCCCACCGACGATCGGACATCGCCCAACGACCCCGCCGACGACTCCAAACGCAGCTCGTCGCTCCAGTAATGCCCCAACCCTAGAACAAATCATTCGCACTGCATTTGATAAAGGCTTTTCGGATGTCCATTTGGGGGTGGGAGAAGTCCCGCGCTTTCGGAACCGGGGCGAGATCGAAACGACCGAATGGTCTGAAACCGATCGAGCAACATTCATGAGTTGGATGCAGGAGGTGCTAAGCGAAGAGGAAATCAGCCAGTTTGAAGAAACGCTTGATTTCGATGGTGCAACTCAGTACGAATTTGCGCGGGTTCGGATCAATATCTTTGATTCGCTGTATGGACCTGCAATGGTTCTCCGTCTGATCCCGCTGAAGATTTTGACGATGGAGCAGTTGAACTTACCGACTGTATTCAAAGATGTGTGTCACTATCACAAAGGCTTGATTCTGATCACGGGTCCAACGGGATCAGGTAAATCGACCACGATGGCGGCGATGATCGATTACATCAACAAAGAAATGCCGAAGAATATTATTACGATCGAAGACCCGATCGAATTTATTCACAAAAGCCGCAAAGCCTTAATCAAACACCGTGAAGTGGGAATGCACACCCGCAAGTTTGACAATGCTCTTAAAGCTGCTCTCCGGGAAGATCCCGATATCATCCTCGTCGGTGAAATGCGGGACAAAGAAACGGTAAACACCGCACTGAAAGCGGCGCAAACGGGTCACTTAGTGATGGGAACCCTGCACACGAACAGTGCGGTGAAAACGATCGAACGGGTTCTTAGCCTGTATCAACCGAGCGAACAGGCAACAATGCGGGTCGCACTCGCAGAATCTTTGGTTGCCGTGATTGCACAGGGCTTGTGTCGGACGACCGATGGAAAGCGGGCGGCATTCCACGACATTTTGATCAACACCGATGCGATTCGAGATTACATCCGCAAAGGTGAACTCGATGAAATCGAGGCGATCATTCCTCGATGTGGATTTGATGGAATGTGCACGATGAATCAGTCGCTCTACAAACTGTATGAGCAAGGTCAGATCACCGAAGAAGTGGCACTCGAAATGTCACCGAAGCAGAACGAAATGGCTCAAATGCTCCGAGGTCGAGTGTAG